Proteins encoded by one window of Lemur catta isolate mLemCat1 chromosome 12, mLemCat1.pri, whole genome shotgun sequence:
- the LOC123648254 gene encoding UDP-glucuronosyltransferase 3A2-like has translation MGGSHYLLMDRVSQILQDHSHNVTMLHQRGDSFISDFKEEEKSYQVMSWLLPEDHQKELNKHFNFFIEEAFNGRAIYENFLKFMEQLGFQCSHLLSRRDIMDSLQNENFDLVIVDSFDYCHFLIAEKLGKPFVSVLTASFANVDFGLPSPLSYVPVYSSLLTDHMDFWGRVKNFLTFFTFSRKQWQLQSTFDNTIKEHFPEGSRPVLSDLLLKAELWFVNSDFAFDFARPLLPNTVYVGGLMAKPTKPVPEDLENFIARFGDSGFVLVTMGSMVDITSFQEILKEMNSAFGHLRQGMIWKCKHSHWPKDVKVAANVKLVDWIPQSDLLAHSSIRLFVTHGGQNSIMEAIQHGVPMVGIPVFGDQPENMVRVEARKFGVSIKLKELKAETLALKMEQVIEDKRYKSAAVAASVIRRSHPLTPAQRLVGWIDHILQTGGAAHLKPYAFQQPWHEQYLLDVFLFLLGLTLGTVWLCVKLLGVVSRWLRGARKLKET, from the exons attttaaagaggaggaaaaatcaTACCAAGTTATGAGTTGGCTTCTGCCCGAAGATCATCAAAAAGAACTTAATAagcatttcaatttctttatagAAGAAGCTTTCAATGGCAG AGCAAtatatgaaaactttttaaagttcatGGAACAACTGGGATTTCAGTGCAGTCATTTGCTAAGCAGAAGGGATATCATGGATTCCTTACAAAATGAGAACTTTGACCTGGTGATTGTTGACAGTTTTGACTACTGCCATTTCCTGATTGCTGAGAAGCTTGGCAAGCCATTTGTGTCCGTTCTTACTGCCTCATTTGCCAATGTGGACTTTGGGCTCCCAAGCCCCTTGTCTTATGTTCCAGTATACAGTTCCTTGTTAACTGACCACATGGACTTCTGGGGCCGAGTGAAGAACTTTCTCACTTTCTTTACTTTCTCAAGGAAGCAATGGCAACTTCAGTCTACATTTGACAACACCATCAAGGAGCATTTCCCAGAAGGCTCAAGGCCAGTCTTGTCTGATCTCCTACTGAAAGCAGAGCTGTGGTTTGTTAACTCTGACTTTGCCTTTGATTTTGCCCGGCCCCTACTTCCCAACACTGTTTATGTTGGAGGCTTAATGGCCAAACCCACTAAGCCAGTACCAGAA GACTTGGAGAACTTCATTGCGAGGTTTGGGGACTCTGGTTTTGTCCTTGTGACTATGGGATCCATGGTGGACATCACTAGCTTCCAGGAAATCCTTAAGGAGATGAACAGTGCCTTTGGCCACCTCCGCCAAGGGATGATATGGAAGTGTAAGCATTCCCACTGGCCCAAAGATGTCAAGGTGGCTGCAAATGTGAAACTCGTGGACTGGATTCCTCAGAGTGACCTCCTGG CTCACTCCAGCATCCGTCTGTTTGTCACTCATGGTGGGCAGAACAGCATCATGGAGGCCATCCAGCATGGGGTGCCCATGGTGGGCATCCCTGTTTTTGGAGACCAGCCAGAAAACATGGTCCGAGTAGAAGCCAGAAAGTTTGGTGTCTCTATTAAGTTAAAGGAGCTGAAAGCAGAGACATTGGCTCTTAAGATGGAACAAGTCATAGAAGACAAGAG GTACAAGTCTGCAGCAGTGGCCGCCAGTGTCATCAGACGCTCCCACCCCCTGACCCCTGCCCAGAGGCTGGTGGGCTGGATCGACCACATCCTGCAGACAGGGGGCGCCGCACACCTCAAGCCCTATGCCTTCCAGCAGCCCTGGCATGAGCAGTACCTGCTGGATGTCTTCCTGTTCCTGCTGGGACTCACTCTGGGCACCGTGTGGCTTTGTGTGAAGCTGCTGGGCGTGGTGTCCAGGTGGCTGCGTGGGGCCAGGAAGCTGAAGGAGACATGA